Proteins from a single region of Rana temporaria chromosome 5, aRanTem1.1, whole genome shotgun sequence:
- the ZNF622 gene encoding zinc finger protein 622 — protein MASYTCITCRVAFADPDIQRAHYKTDWHRYNLKRKVADMPPVTAENFQERVLAQRAVVEEQGKETATYCTVCSKRFSTFNAYENHLKSKKHLDLEKKAAQAVTKKVEMMNEKNLEKGLEAENVDKDAMNAVIQQAIKAQPSMSPKKKVGTALDSDMASIAEKQEPKVRARPEKPPRLQWYEQQAKKLTSKEDDSDSDSVEDEKEWEDMESEDDADSDEDEGMEEDLAVEGSSAAVADSTPPPGAIPVTECLFCSHHSRSLLKNVAHMTKVHSFFIPDIEYLQDLQGLFSYLGEKVGVGNICLWCNEKGKSFYTTESVQAHMVDKSHCRLLTDGDAALEFADFYDFRSSYPDHKEKDDVEMDDSDVPDEKNFEYDEETMELVLPSGARIGHRSLMRYYKQKFGLSRAVVVSRNQKAVGRVLQQYKALGWTGGTGGIFQHGRDMQYIQKMKSKWMLKTGMANNATKQMYFRSQVRF, from the exons ATGGCTTCCTACACCTGCATTACCTGCCGAGTGGCCTTTGCAGATCCTGATATTCAAAGAGCACATTACAAGACAGATTGGCACAGGTACAATCTGAAGAGGAAAGTGGCTGACATGCCTCCAGTGACAGCAGAGAATTTCCAAGAACGTGTCCTGGCCCAGAGGGCTGTGGTAGAAGAGCAAGGTAAAGAAACGGCAACCTACTGCACTGTATGCAGTAAAAGATTCTCTACGTTCAATGCCTATGAAAACCATCTGAAGTCCAAAAAACACCTGGACTTGGAGAAGAAGGCAGCACAGGCAGTCACAAAGAAGGTTGAGATGATGAATGAAAAGAATCTGGAAAAAGGTTTGGAGGCAGAGAATGTAGACAAGGATGCCATGAATGCAGTTATTCAGCAAGCAATCAAAGCTCAGCCCTCTATGTCTCCTAAAAAGAAAGTCGGCACTGCTCTGGATAGTGACATGGCTTCTATCGCAGAAAAACAAGAGCCCAAAGTGAGAGCTAGACCTGAAAAGCCACCCAGATTGCAGTGGTATGAACAGCAAGCAAAGAAATTGACATCTAAAGAGGATGATTCTGATTCGGATTCTGTGGAAGATGAAAAAG aatggGAGGACATGGAATCGGAAGATGATGCAGACAGTGATGAGGATGAGGGGATGGAAGAAGATTTAGCTGTTGAAGGCAGttctgctgctgtagctgatAGCACTCCTCCACCTGGTGCAATCCCTGTCACAGAGTGCTTGTTCTGCTCCCATCATTCCCGCTCACTGTTGAAGAATGTTGCCCACATGACCAAAGTCCATAGTTTCTTCATTCCTGACATAGAGTATCTGCAAGATCTTCAGGGTCTCTTTAGCTACTTGG GTGAGAAGGTGGGTGTTGGGAACATATGTCTCTGGTGTAACGAGAAAGGAAAGTCCTTTTACACCACAGAATCGGTTCAAGCTCACATGGTTGACAAGAGTCACTGCAGGCTCCTCACTGATGGTGATGCTGCCCTGGAGTTTGCAGACTTCTATGACTTTAG GTCCAGCTACCCagatcacaaagaaaaagatGATGTGGAAATGGATGACAGTGATGTGCCCGATGAGAAGAATTTTGAGTATGATGAAGAGACAATGGAGCTGGTACTACCATCAG GTGCTAGGATTGGTCATCGCTCATTGATGAGATACTACAAACAAAAGTTTGGATTGTCCAGAGCCGTGGTTGTATCCAGAAACCAAAAAGCGGTGGGCCGAGTCCTACAGCAGTACAAGGCTTTGGGATGGACTGGAGGGACTG GTGGTATCTTTCAGCATGGTCGTGATATGCAATATATACAGAAGATGAAGTCTAAATGGATGTTAAAAACTGGAATGGCTAATAATGCTACAAAGCAAATGTATTTCAGATCACAAGTCAGATTTTAA